In the Methanococcoides sp. LMO-2 genome, one interval contains:
- a CDS encoding RNA ligase partner protein — translation MMGIDELCEGMRAILELIAEARLHLQISCYVPFPSVYKELHEFAKNNDCDAEVIAKIDTWLVKKAPDRHEVKIPSHIFHEYVAYMRERINKGMNVAEDAIREASVQCLSVNPETDAGYDVDNVIDRELVGGIVGKFRNKYRSALRYGILDSAPDIDVLLLAKELDAAVVASDYGIQKWAEQLGVRYVPATTFPMMLQEYLKHTPSGSNGNDKDKK, via the coding sequence ATGATGGGGATCGATGAACTTTGTGAGGGGATGCGTGCAATACTGGAACTGATAGCTGAAGCAAGACTGCATCTACAGATCAGCTGTTATGTCCCGTTCCCATCCGTATACAAGGAACTCCATGAGTTCGCAAAGAACAACGACTGTGATGCGGAGGTCATTGCAAAAATAGATACCTGGCTTGTCAAAAAAGCACCTGACAGACATGAGGTGAAGATACCATCCCATATTTTCCACGAATATGTGGCATATATGCGCGAGCGTATCAATAAAGGTATGAACGTGGCTGAAGACGCCATCAGGGAGGCATCCGTTCAGTGCCTTTCGGTAAATCCGGAAACTGATGCCGGCTATGATGTGGATAATGTCATAGACCGTGAGCTTGTCGGGGGAATTGTAGGAAAGTTCAGGAACAAGTATCGTTCAGCCCTGCGCTATGGTATCCTCGACAGCGCTCCGGACATTGACGTCCTGCTGCTTGCAAAGGAGCTGGACGCTGCGGTTGTGGCAAGCGACTACGGGATACAGAAATGGGCAGAGCAGCTTGGAGTCCGCTACGTGCCTGCAACAACGTTCCCCATGATGCTTCAGGAATACCTCAAGCACACACCTTCAGGTAGTAACGGGAACGACAAAGACAAAAAGTGA
- a CDS encoding geranylgeranylglycerol-phosphate geranylgeranyltransferase, whose product MRSYLELMRAGNCAMAAFAALVGVMIAFNILSSTGSSALFSFYDTALVFLIVFFVTGAGNGLNDYFDIDIDTVNKPSRPIPSGRISLRSALYFSLMLFGAGVAMAFLVNVLCGLIALLNSIVLILYAKSLKRTPFFGNASVGYLTGSTFLFGGAIFGMEGLQAVVILFLLATLATIAREIVKDIEDVEGDEKEGARTLPILMGSKKASYVAATFGLIAMLASPVPYLQSILNERYLFVVAIADIFFLIAVYQILGKNDAARSSKLFKFAMLFALVSFIVGA is encoded by the coding sequence ATGCGATCCTATCTTGAGCTGATGCGTGCCGGCAATTGTGCAATGGCAGCCTTTGCAGCACTGGTCGGCGTCATGATAGCTTTCAACATTCTCTCATCGACAGGATCATCCGCATTATTTTCATTTTATGATACTGCTCTTGTATTCCTCATCGTCTTTTTCGTGACAGGTGCCGGTAACGGGCTTAACGACTATTTCGACATCGATATAGATACGGTGAACAAACCCTCCAGGCCGATCCCCTCCGGCAGGATCTCCTTGAGAAGTGCCCTGTACTTTTCACTCATGCTTTTTGGTGCAGGGGTCGCAATGGCATTTCTCGTAAATGTCCTCTGCGGGCTCATTGCATTGCTCAACTCAATTGTTCTCATACTCTATGCAAAAAGCCTGAAACGCACACCCTTTTTTGGGAATGCTTCGGTGGGCTACCTCACGGGTTCAACATTCCTTTTCGGTGGAGCGATCTTTGGAATGGAAGGTCTTCAGGCAGTTGTCATTCTTTTCCTGCTGGCAACCCTTGCTACCATTGCCCGAGAGATCGTAAAGGACATCGAGGATGTTGAAGGTGACGAAAAGGAAGGAGCAAGGACATTACCGATCCTGATGGGATCAAAGAAGGCATCCTATGTGGCTGCAACGTTTGGTTTAATTGCCATGCTTGCAAGCCCTGTCCCGTATCTCCAATCGATATTGAATGAGAGATATCTCTTCGTGGTGGCAATTGCAGACATATTCTTCCTAATAGCTGTCTACCAGATACTTGGAAAGAATGATGCTGCACGCTCTTCAAAACTGTTCAAGTTTGCAATGCTCTTCGCACTGGTCTCGTTCATTGTTGGAGCCTGA
- the nadA gene encoding quinolinate synthase NadA produces MTGKKNEKSSDHMQDRQTIINKIKSLKKERNAVILAHCYARNEVQDIADFVGDSLGLSQEAVDQDADVIVFCGVSFMAESAAVLSPEKTVLMPDADANCPMAAMVDVLSLREMKKEHPDAMVVCYVNTRADVKAESDICCTSANAVEVVNSLDADEIIFVPDKNLAAYVAEHTDKKIIPWNGYCPVHNQILEEDLVQSMDEHPDAEVLAHPECRSKVLEDSDHVFSTTGMLKYAKDSSCNDFIISTEQGIMHQLEVENPGKRFYPVSKFAFCSDMKMINLEAVLRSLEKMEHVVTVPEDIRLGAKRSLDRMLEVRRSR; encoded by the coding sequence TTGACCGGAAAGAAAAATGAAAAATCAAGTGATCATATGCAGGACAGGCAAACCATCATCAATAAGATCAAATCGTTGAAAAAAGAGCGCAATGCTGTGATCCTGGCTCACTGCTATGCACGCAATGAGGTTCAGGACATTGCAGACTTCGTAGGTGACTCCCTCGGCTTAAGCCAGGAGGCGGTCGATCAGGATGCTGATGTGATCGTATTCTGTGGTGTAAGTTTCATGGCTGAAAGCGCTGCGGTCCTTTCCCCTGAAAAAACGGTTCTCATGCCGGATGCGGATGCGAATTGCCCCATGGCGGCCATGGTGGATGTACTCTCACTTCGTGAAATGAAGAAAGAACACCCTGATGCAATGGTAGTCTGCTATGTGAACACCAGGGCTGATGTAAAGGCTGAAAGTGATATTTGCTGTACATCGGCAAATGCTGTCGAAGTTGTGAACTCACTGGATGCTGATGAGATCATCTTCGTTCCTGACAAGAACCTTGCAGCTTATGTGGCAGAGCATACTGACAAGAAGATCATTCCCTGGAATGGTTACTGCCCTGTACACAACCAGATACTTGAAGAAGACTTAGTTCAGTCCATGGACGAACATCCTGATGCTGAAGTCTTGGCACACCCAGAGTGTCGTTCCAAGGTACTTGAGGATTCAGACCATGTGTTCAGTACCACAGGTATGCTGAAGTATGCAAAGGATTCCTCATGCAATGACTTCATCATTTCCACAGAGCAGGGAATAATGCACCAGCTGGAAGTTGAGAACCCCGGAAAGAGGTTCTATCCTGTTTCAAAATTTGCTTTCTGCTCTGACATGAAGATGATAAACCTGGAAGCAGTACTGCGTTCACTTGAGAAAATGGAACATGTGGTGACTGTTCCTGAAGACATTCGCCTTGGTGCAAAAAGGTCTCTCGACCGTATGTTAGAGGTCAGGCGTAGCAGGTAA
- a CDS encoding aspartate dehydrogenase, whose translation MLKIGVFGCGAIGAELCKAIDSGHIDVELYAIYDRHEQATVDLKDKLRNTDPKVLEIVDMVKHVDLVVECASQQAVYEVVPAALHAKCDVMSISVGAFADQNLLKTTTDLAKEYNCKVYLPSGAIAGLDGLKSASSTSIYSVTLTTEKHPRSLAGAPYIIQNNIDLDAITGKTVIFEGMATEAVKAFPANVNVAASLSLAGIGFDRTKVKIVANPALSRNIHEINVEGEFGSFTTRVENVPSPTNPKTSYLAALSAISTLKKIADPLQVGT comes from the coding sequence ATGCTAAAGATCGGAGTGTTCGGATGTGGTGCTATCGGTGCCGAACTTTGCAAAGCTATCGATTCAGGCCACATTGATGTCGAACTATATGCAATATATGACCGACACGAACAGGCAACAGTTGATTTGAAAGACAAGCTCAGGAACACTGATCCGAAGGTTCTTGAGATTGTAGATATGGTAAAGCACGTTGATCTTGTGGTAGAGTGCGCTTCGCAGCAGGCTGTCTATGAGGTTGTTCCTGCTGCCCTCCATGCAAAATGTGATGTCATGTCCATAAGTGTGGGAGCTTTTGCTGACCAGAACCTTCTAAAGACCACAACTGACCTTGCAAAGGAGTATAACTGCAAGGTGTATCTTCCTTCCGGAGCTATCGCCGGTCTTGATGGTCTCAAATCTGCATCTTCAACCAGTATCTATTCAGTTACCCTGACAACCGAGAAGCATCCAAGAAGCCTTGCAGGAGCACCTTATATCATCCAGAACAACATTGATCTGGATGCCATAACAGGAAAGACCGTGATATTCGAGGGGATGGCAACCGAAGCCGTCAAAGCTTTCCCTGCCAATGTCAATGTCGCAGCATCGCTTAGCCTTGCAGGTATCGGGTTTGACAGGACAAAGGTCAAGATCGTTGCAAATCCTGCTCTTTCAAGGAACATTCATGAAATTAACGTCGAAGGTGAGTTTGGAAGTTTCACAACCCGTGTGGAAAACGTCCCTTCACCCACAAATCCGAAAACAAGTTACCTGGCGGCCCTGTCAGCGATCTCCACATTGAAGAAGATCGCAGATCCTCTTCAGGTAGGTACATAA
- the nadC gene encoding carboxylating nicotinate-nucleotide diphosphorylase has product MILNCEIERFISEDLGANDISCTLVPEKEVSARIFTKEDCVVAGTEVAQKIMEYFGIQANTRVVDGDEIKAGDAIFEVTGNSVAVLRAERLVLNFLGHLTGIATQTHKYVETVRQYSDAKVAGTRKTTPGIRKFEKLAIIAGGGDPHRFDLSDAIMIKDNHRNAMGLENAIEAARRMGGFTQKIDVEVETAEDAITAAQMGVDIIMFDNMSPGQVIRTLEELKHEGVRDDVIIEVSGGINLSNISEYAKTGVDVISVGSLVHKAEWTDVSLEFMDTDH; this is encoded by the coding sequence ATGATACTGAACTGTGAGATAGAACGATTCATCAGTGAAGATCTGGGAGCTAACGACATATCCTGCACCCTTGTGCCTGAAAAAGAGGTCAGTGCAAGGATCTTTACAAAAGAGGATTGTGTTGTCGCAGGGACAGAAGTTGCACAGAAAATAATGGAATACTTCGGGATCCAGGCAAATACCAGAGTCGTTGACGGGGACGAGATAAAAGCGGGGGATGCAATATTTGAAGTAACCGGGAATTCTGTAGCCGTACTGCGTGCCGAACGCCTTGTACTGAACTTCCTGGGACACCTTACCGGAATTGCAACGCAGACACACAAATATGTGGAAACGGTCAGACAATATTCAGACGCAAAGGTAGCCGGAACCAGGAAAACAACCCCGGGTATCCGAAAGTTCGAAAAGCTTGCCATCATTGCAGGGGGAGGAGACCCTCACAGGTTCGATCTCTCAGATGCGATCATGATCAAGGACAACCACAGGAACGCCATGGGACTTGAGAATGCCATTGAAGCTGCCAGAAGAATGGGCGGCTTCACGCAGAAGATCGACGTGGAGGTTGAGACAGCAGAAGATGCGATCACAGCAGCACAAATGGGTGTTGACATCATCATGTTCGATAACATGTCACCGGGCCAGGTGATCCGAACACTGGAAGAACTGAAGCACGAAGGTGTCAGGGATGACGTTATCATTGAGGTCTCCGGAGGCATAAACCTTAGCAACATCTCAGAATATGCCAAGACCGGTGTTGATGTGATATCTGTGGGTTCACTGGTTCACAAAGCGGAATGGACCGATGTCAGTCTTGAATTCATGGACACAGATCATTAA
- a CDS encoding cell division protein FtsZ, producing the protein MLNILIVGNGQCGNRILDAINKEAFGGKGKLAKFYSQQKYKSNVETIAINTAMNDLKEMRFTKAKDRVHIPHLHGVGANRNVGKHVFEENKANIMRQVEERGNFDIGFVITSASGGTGSSFTPPLIEELKRNYDFPIYAIVVLPFREEGTLYLQNAAFCLKDIRESGVDGIILADNQFLKQMGGDVQSAYNTINDMIAKRILFLIDALDSEMMMVTDLGDFKTVMSGGAGVATIGFYEADKGTPIKSAIQKAVSPSGLLFSTDVYKEGSRAMVIIKGDKSYLSIDEISTEVEKLSSSVGHVFKGIIVRKGETPQVLAVLTLEVAEELENLYSVAVDAIHQEREKKARVEEEKGIDKAFSQIEGLEPGY; encoded by the coding sequence TTGCTCAATATACTGATCGTAGGAAATGGTCAATGTGGTAACCGTATCCTTGATGCGATAAACAAAGAGGCTTTTGGTGGTAAAGGCAAACTTGCAAAGTTCTACTCACAACAGAAATACAAGAGCAATGTTGAAACAATCGCCATCAACACTGCAATGAACGACCTGAAAGAGATGAGGTTCACCAAAGCAAAGGACAGGGTCCATATTCCCCACCTTCATGGAGTTGGTGCAAACCGCAATGTAGGCAAGCATGTTTTTGAAGAGAACAAAGCCAATATAATGCGTCAGGTTGAGGAAAGAGGCAACTTCGATATCGGTTTTGTGATCACATCCGCATCCGGAGGAACAGGTTCATCCTTCACCCCTCCACTTATTGAAGAGCTCAAAAGGAACTATGACTTTCCTATATATGCCATCGTTGTCCTTCCATTCAGGGAAGAGGGGACACTCTACCTGCAGAATGCAGCATTCTGCCTGAAAGATATCCGTGAAAGTGGTGTGGACGGCATAATCCTTGCTGACAACCAGTTCCTCAAGCAGATGGGCGGAGACGTGCAGTCAGCATACAACACCATCAATGATATGATAGCAAAGCGTATCCTGTTCCTGATCGATGCACTGGATAGCGAGATGATGATGGTTACTGATCTTGGTGACTTCAAGACCGTTATGAGTGGTGGTGCAGGAGTTGCAACAATCGGTTTCTATGAAGCTGATAAAGGGACACCCATCAAGTCAGCAATACAGAAAGCGGTATCACCATCCGGACTCCTGTTCTCAACTGATGTATACAAGGAAGGCAGCAGGGCAATGGTGATCATAAAAGGAGACAAGTCATACCTGAGCATTGATGAGATCTCTACCGAAGTTGAAAAGCTTTCATCTTCTGTTGGCCACGTCTTCAAAGGTATCATTGTCAGGAAAGGCGAAACCCCTCAGGTACTTGCAGTGCTTACACTTGAAGTTGCAGAAGAACTTGAGAACCTTTATTCTGTTGCTGTGGATGCGATACATCAGGAGCGTGAAAAGAAGGCGAGGGTAGAGGAGGAAAAAGGCATAGATAAGGCTTTTTCCCAGATAGAAGGTCTTGAACCTGGCTATTAA
- a CDS encoding PPC domain-containing DNA-binding protein — protein MEYSKGNIGRVFTVRIDTGEDLLEELEGLAEKEQITSAAFILLGAVSKANLVVGPKENAIPPEPMWANYSEPHEVIGIGNIFSEEGKPKIHLHTAAGRGDNVNVGCLRGESEAFMVLEVFILEISGMDAVRAFDAAKGFAPINF, from the coding sequence ATGGAATATAGTAAAGGTAACATCGGAAGGGTCTTTACCGTAAGGATAGACACGGGAGAGGACCTGCTTGAAGAACTCGAAGGACTTGCTGAAAAGGAACAGATCACATCCGCAGCCTTCATACTGCTGGGCGCGGTTTCCAAAGCAAACCTTGTTGTCGGTCCGAAAGAGAATGCAATTCCGCCTGAACCCATGTGGGCGAACTACTCCGAACCTCATGAGGTCATAGGCATCGGAAACATCTTCTCAGAGGAAGGAAAGCCGAAGATACACCTTCACACTGCTGCCGGTCGTGGCGATAATGTGAATGTCGGATGTCTGCGCGGTGAAAGTGAGGCTTTCATGGTACTGGAAGTTTTCATACTGGAAATATCCGGAATGGATGCAGTCCGTGCGTTCGATGCCGCAAAAGGATTTGCCCCGATTAATTTCTAA
- a CDS encoding transcriptional regulator, which translates to MDDRGYEVASLLQSIDVPRIEALSIACLFSSPELSSQDIEKATGLRQPEVSVAMRSLYERGWIDERDDKRTKCRGRPAKYYSLKVDFADIIKVYESRILKMNEKKLEIIDDLLKMDF; encoded by the coding sequence ATGGATGATCGTGGATATGAAGTAGCATCCCTTTTGCAGAGTATTGATGTTCCGAGGATCGAAGCCCTTTCAATCGCCTGTCTTTTCAGTTCTCCTGAACTGAGCTCGCAGGACATTGAAAAAGCTACAGGCTTGAGACAACCGGAAGTAAGTGTTGCCATGCGCTCGCTCTACGAACGCGGCTGGATCGATGAAAGGGATGATAAAAGGACGAAGTGCAGGGGAAGACCTGCAAAATATTATTCCCTAAAAGTGGATTTTGCAGATATAATCAAGGTCTACGAATCCAGGATACTGAAAATGAACGAAAAAAAGTTAGAGATCATTGATGATCTCCTGAAAATGGATTTTTGA
- the eno gene encoding phosphopyruvate hydratase, with translation MSYKGEEAKYTIEKVHAREILDSRGNPTVEVDVYTGNGFGRASVPSGASTGSNEALELRDKDDRYNGKGVLDAVENVNSTFAKELLGMDVRNQREIDELMIALDGTDNKMTFGANAILGVSMAVAKAAADSLGMQLYRYLGGTNAFALPVPTMNVLNGGKHAGNDLSIQEFMIQPKGAETYSNALRMGAETYHALGKILEDKYGGSATNVGYEGGYAPNISMTADALDALVSAIDEAGYTESEITIGLDAAASEFFENGKYSIDGNMLTPAELVDYYLELVDTYPILSIEDPFHEESFEDFAALTSEAWDTIIVGDDLFVTNVNRLAKGIEMDAANALLLKINQIGTISESLDAANLAMRNGYSVVVSHRSAETEDAMIADISVALGADLIKTGAPARSERTAKYNQLLRIEEDLGDSARYVQL, from the coding sequence ATGAGCTACAAAGGCGAAGAAGCAAAGTATACAATTGAAAAAGTACATGCCAGAGAAATACTGGACTCAAGAGGAAATCCTACCGTTGAGGTCGATGTCTACACCGGAAACGGGTTCGGAAGAGCAAGCGTACCTTCCGGAGCATCTACCGGCAGCAACGAAGCACTTGAGCTCAGGGACAAGGACGACCGCTACAATGGAAAAGGCGTACTTGATGCAGTTGAAAATGTGAACTCGACCTTTGCAAAAGAGCTGCTGGGAATGGACGTTCGAAATCAGCGTGAGATCGATGAGCTGATGATCGCACTGGATGGAACTGACAACAAGATGACATTTGGTGCAAATGCGATCCTTGGTGTTTCCATGGCTGTTGCAAAAGCAGCTGCCGATTCCCTTGGCATGCAGCTTTACCGCTACCTTGGCGGAACCAATGCATTCGCACTGCCTGTACCTACCATGAACGTGCTTAACGGTGGAAAACATGCAGGTAACGATCTCTCCATACAGGAGTTTATGATCCAGCCAAAAGGAGCTGAGACATACTCAAATGCCCTGAGAATGGGAGCTGAGACATACCATGCACTGGGCAAGATACTTGAAGATAAGTATGGTGGCTCCGCAACTAACGTCGGATATGAGGGAGGCTACGCACCAAATATCTCCATGACAGCCGATGCACTGGATGCCCTTGTGAGTGCTATTGATGAAGCAGGATACACCGAATCCGAAATCACTATCGGACTTGATGCTGCTGCATCAGAGTTCTTTGAAAATGGAAAATACTCCATTGACGGTAACATGCTCACACCTGCTGAACTTGTGGACTACTACCTTGAACTGGTCGATACATATCCGATCCTTTCCATCGAGGACCCATTCCACGAGGAATCATTCGAGGACTTTGCAGCGCTTACAAGTGAAGCATGGGACACCATAATTGTAGGCGATGACCTGTTCGTGACAAACGTGAACCGCCTCGCAAAAGGTATTGAAATGGATGCTGCTAATGCACTCCTTCTCAAGATCAACCAGATCGGTACGATCTCAGAGTCATTAGATGCCGCAAACCTTGCAATGCGCAACGGATACAGCGTTGTGGTAAGCCACAGGTCCGCTGAGACAGAAGATGCAATGATCGCAGACATTTCCGTTGCATTAGGTGCTGACCTTATCAAGACAGGAGCTCCTGCAAGAAGTGAGCGTACTGCAAAATACAACCAGTTACTCAGAATAGAAGAAGATCTCGGAGACTCTGCACGTTACGTGCAGCTCTGA
- a CDS encoding DNA-directed DNA polymerase has protein sequence MNFQILDADYFRENERPVVRLFGRSDNGESVCCLVPGFEPYFYLSASGDLKKLGQEIKDRFDVVKDIEVVERFEPIGYQETKQPMLKVTTFDPRNVPEIRDEVAGMIGVREIYETDILFRNRFLIDKGFKGMGWVSAGEDADVAKGDLLCDHVVRSSELTEVDRIANSPLKYMAFDIECLPHDGGMPTPDVSPIIMVSFAFEPAYKGHSTIVLVKKEVEGVDDDVEMFTKESDLLNRFFEIITEYDPDVITGYNINDFDVPYIVDRVNVLNESGAGIKPIVGRDSRNLSYRKIISRTMVSIPGRVVVDALPLIRQQFSLKRYTLRNVSKELLDREKLDVAPADMQEHWNDNGEKIRKFVDYARRDSELALELLLELKLLDKYIALSRVSGILLQDTVSGGQTNMVEHILMTEFGKQGRVMSTKPDDETSAYRRKQNESLKGGAVLEPEKGLHENVIVLDYKSLYPTIMMAHNLCYTTVVKPGSYPENDIIRSPSKGEFVKPDIFKGVVPSVLEYLLDQRVKTKQLMKKAGDEGEYRVLDATQLALKILLNSFYGYSGYARARLYSLQMANSVTSIGRDNIARTEDIVCNRIGTVVLRDNAAYLTDEAGEIREGDKVVKLSVAYGDTDSVFVHCKNDCDEEFAEDEFSLEDSALVGRKVASIVTASLPDPMELEFEAAAKRVLLVAKKRYAQWLFEPTNDGWKDKIKVKGLETVRRDWCELTSKMLNRVLELVLKEGDIDGSVHHVRELVDRVRNLDVQKDVDIVEDLVLTKSFSKSPSSYKNKQPHLTVVENIERRTGVRPSIGERIPFVITAGKGLFVDRAEDPEYVREHNITLDVDYYIQKQMLPPVERILGVFGVDVATLNHDSKQKGLFDFDTSSEEKVETVKRVCRTGEQPSQQADQKTQSSLFDF, from the coding sequence ATGAATTTCCAGATCCTGGATGCAGACTATTTCCGTGAAAATGAACGACCTGTAGTACGCCTTTTTGGTAGGTCTGACAATGGGGAGAGCGTTTGCTGTCTTGTTCCGGGATTTGAGCCTTATTTTTATCTTAGTGCATCAGGCGATCTTAAGAAGCTGGGTCAGGAAATAAAGGACCGGTTTGATGTTGTTAAGGACATTGAAGTTGTGGAGAGGTTCGAGCCTATAGGCTATCAGGAAACAAAACAGCCCATGTTAAAGGTCACCACATTCGACCCACGCAACGTTCCTGAGATAAGGGACGAAGTAGCAGGAATGATCGGTGTCAGGGAGATCTATGAAACGGATATCCTATTCAGGAACAGGTTCCTTATTGACAAAGGTTTCAAGGGCATGGGATGGGTGTCCGCCGGAGAAGATGCTGATGTAGCTAAAGGCGATCTGCTATGTGACCATGTCGTAAGGTCTTCAGAACTGACTGAGGTTGACAGGATCGCCAACTCACCACTGAAGTATATGGCCTTTGATATTGAGTGCCTGCCCCATGATGGAGGTATGCCCACTCCCGATGTGTCACCTATCATAATGGTCAGTTTTGCCTTTGAGCCAGCCTACAAGGGTCACAGCACCATTGTGCTTGTCAAGAAGGAGGTGGAAGGGGTTGACGATGACGTTGAGATGTTCACGAAAGAATCAGACCTCCTCAATCGTTTCTTTGAGATCATTACTGAATACGATCCTGATGTGATCACCGGCTATAATATCAATGATTTTGATGTTCCCTATATTGTTGACAGGGTGAACGTCCTGAATGAATCCGGGGCAGGTATCAAACCGATCGTGGGAAGGGACTCCAGAAACTTAAGCTACCGTAAGATCATAAGCCGCACAATGGTATCCATTCCCGGAAGGGTGGTCGTGGATGCGCTTCCACTTATCAGGCAGCAGTTCAGCCTGAAAAGGTACACCCTGCGTAATGTTTCAAAGGAGCTGCTTGATCGGGAAAAGCTCGATGTTGCACCGGCTGATATGCAAGAGCACTGGAACGATAACGGTGAGAAGATCAGGAAGTTCGTCGATTATGCCAGGCGTGACTCCGAGCTTGCTCTTGAACTTTTGCTCGAACTTAAGCTTCTTGACAAGTATATTGCTCTGTCAAGGGTCAGCGGTATCCTGCTTCAGGATACGGTCAGTGGTGGACAGACCAATATGGTGGAACATATCCTGATGACCGAGTTCGGCAAACAGGGCAGGGTAATGTCCACAAAGCCGGATGATGAGACCTCAGCCTACAGGCGCAAGCAGAACGAGAGCCTTAAAGGCGGTGCTGTCCTTGAGCCGGAGAAAGGGCTCCATGAGAATGTGATCGTTCTGGACTACAAATCCCTTTATCCTACTATCATGATGGCTCACAACCTTTGCTACACGACTGTTGTGAAGCCAGGTTCATATCCTGAAAATGATATTATCAGATCTCCTTCAAAAGGAGAATTTGTTAAACCCGATATATTCAAAGGTGTGGTGCCCTCAGTTCTTGAATACCTGCTTGATCAGAGGGTCAAGACAAAGCAATTGATGAAAAAGGCAGGTGATGAAGGGGAATATCGCGTCCTTGATGCAACACAGCTTGCCCTGAAGATCCTGCTCAACAGTTTCTATGGTTATTCAGGCTATGCACGTGCAAGGCTCTACAGCCTCCAGATGGCCAATTCTGTAACGAGCATAGGCAGGGATAACATAGCAAGGACCGAGGATATTGTTTGTAACAGGATCGGTACTGTGGTCCTCAGGGACAATGCAGCCTATCTCACAGACGAGGCCGGTGAAATCAGGGAAGGCGATAAGGTCGTGAAGCTCTCTGTGGCCTATGGAGATACGGACAGTGTTTTTGTCCATTGCAAGAACGATTGCGATGAGGAATTTGCAGAGGATGAGTTTTCACTTGAAGATTCAGCACTGGTGGGAAGAAAGGTTGCAAGTATTGTCACAGCATCATTGCCTGATCCAATGGAACTCGAATTCGAGGCAGCTGCCAAGCGTGTCCTTCTGGTAGCCAAGAAAAGGTATGCACAGTGGCTCTTTGAGCCGACGAACGACGGTTGGAAGGACAAGATAAAGGTAAAGGGCCTTGAAACGGTGCGCCGTGACTGGTGTGAGCTGACCTCAAAGATGCTCAACAGGGTACTGGAACTTGTGCTAAAGGAAGGTGACATTGACGGCTCCGTTCATCACGTGCGCGAACTTGTTGACAGGGTACGCAACCTGGATGTTCAGAAGGATGTCGATATTGTTGAAGACCTGGTGCTTACAAAGAGCTTCTCAAAGTCTCCGTCAAGCTACAAGAACAAGCAACCCCACCTTACCGTGGTGGAGAATATCGAAAGGCGCACAGGTGTGCGGCCTTCCATTGGTGAGAGAATACCTTTTGTCATAACCGCAGGCAAGGGTCTTTTCGTAGATCGTGCAGAGGATCCTGAATATGTGCGTGAGCACAATATTACACTGGATGTGGACTACTATATACAGAAGCAGATGTTGCCGCCTGTGGAGCGTATCCTTGGGGTTTTCGGGGTTGATGTGGCCACACTGAATCACGATTCAAAACAAAAAGGGCTCTTTGATTTTGATACCTCTTCCGAGGAAAAGGTCGAGACCGTCAAGAGGGTTTGCAGGACAGGCGAACAGCCTTCCCAGCAGGCGGACCAGAAAACGCAGAGCTCACTCTTTGATTTCTGA